A genome region from Thermodesulfatator atlanticus DSM 21156 includes the following:
- the fusA gene encoding elongation factor G: protein METAKIRNFVFLSQSGAGKTSLAEAMLFLSGKTKKLGRVDDGSSILDFEPEEEKRKITISTACHHFSWKKHEVFFLDTPGDDNFNAEAKLATWAADNALLVVEATSPVKVQTEKVFAFVKEFGLPCAAFVNKLDREHADFDNACAALEERLGIRPVPVAYPIGKEENFRGVVDLIAMKAFEFEDGKPKPIDIPDDIAERVEELRANLIEFAAESDDELLEKFLEEGELTEEEIVRGLKRGILEGRFVPVSCGSAAKLIGIQPLMDLIVNFLPSPLERAAWEGETPSGDPEEREPSPESPVSLIVFKTFMDPYAGRLSFCRVVSGTLPEEGLLSNPIRDVKEKYANLGIPEGKEISSCAKAVPGMICVIPKLSETKTGDTLCDPDAPIIFPMPTLPHAVLTYALHPKTRADEEKIGAALAKLQEEDPSLVITRDEESREILLSGLGQIHIEATIDKLSRKYGVNVELSLPKIPYRETIKKPKEGVIYRHKKQTGGRGQFAEVHFHIYPLPRGQGFEFVETLVGMNVPRNFVPAVEKGVRQALEKGPLAGYPVVDVKVQFYDGKSHEVDSSDMAFMIAASQCFKKGIQECQPVLLEPIMELEIEVPDEVMGDVIGDINARRGRVLGMEPKDGKQIIKAQVPLAEVQRYALDLNAITGGRGTFRMKFSHYEEAPPQVAEKIIAQAKEAEEAK from the coding sequence ATGGAGACCGCCAAAATTAGAAATTTTGTCTTTCTTTCCCAAAGTGGTGCTGGAAAAACTTCCCTTGCCGAGGCCATGTTGTTCCTTTCTGGTAAGACCAAAAAACTTGGTCGGGTGGATGACGGAAGCTCCATCCTTGACTTTGAGCCTGAGGAAGAAAAGCGCAAGATAACTATTTCCACGGCCTGTCATCATTTTTCCTGGAAAAAACACGAGGTTTTTTTCTTAGACACCCCTGGGGACGACAACTTTAATGCCGAAGCAAAACTTGCCACCTGGGCGGCAGATAATGCGCTCCTGGTGGTGGAAGCCACTTCTCCTGTCAAGGTGCAAACTGAAAAAGTATTTGCCTTTGTAAAAGAGTTTGGTTTGCCCTGTGCGGCCTTTGTAAACAAACTAGACCGTGAGCACGCAGATTTTGACAATGCCTGCGCTGCGCTTGAAGAGCGCCTTGGCATAAGGCCGGTTCCCGTGGCTTACCCTATTGGCAAAGAAGAAAACTTTCGCGGCGTGGTGGATCTTATCGCCATGAAGGCCTTTGAGTTTGAAGATGGTAAGCCCAAGCCCATTGATATTCCTGATGATATTGCCGAAAGGGTCGAAGAATTAAGGGCCAATCTAATCGAATTTGCCGCTGAAAGTGATGACGAACTCCTAGAGAAATTTTTGGAAGAAGGAGAGCTTACTGAAGAAGAAATCGTAAGGGGGCTGAAGCGCGGTATTCTTGAAGGCCGCTTTGTACCGGTATCATGTGGTTCGGCGGCAAAACTTATTGGCATTCAGCCTTTGATGGATCTCATCGTAAACTTTTTGCCTTCGCCTTTAGAACGGGCCGCCTGGGAAGGGGAAACCCCATCAGGGGATCCTGAAGAACGTGAACCAAGTCCTGAGTCCCCGGTTTCCCTCATAGTCTTTAAGACTTTTATGGATCCCTATGCTGGAAGACTTTCTTTTTGTAGGGTGGTCTCCGGGACCCTTCCTGAAGAGGGTCTTCTTTCTAACCCCATCCGCGATGTGAAAGAAAAGTATGCCAACCTCGGCATCCCAGAAGGAAAAGAAATTAGTTCCTGTGCTAAGGCTGTCCCTGGGATGATCTGTGTCATTCCAAAACTTTCCGAGACCAAAACAGGTGATACCTTATGCGATCCTGATGCCCCGATCATATTCCCCATGCCCACTTTACCGCACGCAGTGCTTACTTACGCTTTACACCCCAAGACCCGTGCTGACGAAGAAAAGATTGGTGCAGCCCTTGCCAAGCTTCAGGAAGAAGACCCAAGCCTTGTTATTACGCGCGATGAAGAGAGCCGGGAGATTTTGCTTTCAGGCCTTGGGCAGATCCATATCGAAGCCACCATTGACAAGCTTTCCCGTAAATACGGGGTAAATGTGGAGCTTTCTCTTCCTAAAATTCCTTATCGCGAGACCATTAAAAAGCCCAAGGAAGGGGTTATTTATCGCCATAAAAAACAGACCGGTGGCCGTGGGCAGTTTGCCGAGGTCCACTTTCATATTTACCCGTTACCAAGGGGCCAGGGGTTTGAGTTTGTAGAGACTCTGGTGGGTATGAATGTGCCGCGTAATTTTGTCCCTGCGGTGGAAAAAGGCGTGCGGCAGGCTCTAGAAAAAGGCCCTCTGGCAGGGTATCCCGTGGTTGACGTAAAGGTCCAGTTCTATGATGGCAAGAGCCACGAGGTGGACTCTTCTGATATGGCGTTTATGATTGCAGCTTCCCAGTGTTTTAAAAAGGGTATCCAGGAATGCCAGCCGGTCTTGCTTGAACCCATCATGGAACTTGAGATCGAAGTTCCAGATGAAGTCATGGGAGACGTAATAGGAGACATTAACGCCCGTCGCGGGCGAGTGCTTGGTATGGAGCCAAAGGACGGTAAGCAAATCATAAAGGCCCAGGTCCCCCTTGCAGAAGTGCAACGTTATGCCCTTGATTTGAATGCTATTACAGGTGGTCGTGGTACTTTTCGCATGAAATTCTCCCATTATGAAGAAGCACCCCCACAAGTTGCTGAAAAAATTATTGCCCAGGCCAAAGAAGCTGAGGAGGCAAAATAA
- the bamA gene encoding outer membrane protein assembly factor BamA, with amino-acid sequence MLVLVLGLNAFAAKEKIFLFPLKVNAPQEKVSKLSVLNFLLAKDLEEKGIAILSQEEAKKILEAAKEPSSKLAQKICQQFAPKAVIWGSVNAFTEEVSLDLTVFDCEGAYPRRVYLVGKLSLLTELAREATARVLQEARVQDVVAEVKIKGNVRMDADAIYPVLTLKAGDVFDPAKVRQDIKNIYKLGYFDDVRVDVQKTKEGLVVTYIVREKPVVKRIVYQGNKAIKEKDLKKITELKPYTILNLQKINEAAERIRLLYKEQGYYNTKVEPQVKMLNPREAKVIFKIKEGKKVFIKRINFEGNKAFSDDDLKKLLEISEKGHFSWLKKIKTFFTGGVAPGVYSYGGLYRSLAKIVTFYQNQGYMDVRVDEPRVERHGNWVYITIPIEEGPRYKIGKVDIEQDLFKNKDYILKKLETPKKKYFSREALRRDILTITDLFADKGYAYAQVDPIIKKDPQKHVVNITFKVDKGPLVYVNRIEITGNTRTRDKVIRRELLVVEQRPFSSTRLRKSENRLRRLGYFEDVSVSTEKGVREDQMDIHVKVKEQPTGTFSIGAGYSSVDKLLFMAEISQRNFLGKGQTLALQGYFGARTTRYNFSFTEPYFMDTRLSLSLNLYDWTREYEDYTRESQGFGIRFGYLWRPEIRFYFGYRYDDSNLTDYYYYASPIIRESADIHVTSSIELGVSRDTRNHFFDPSRGSLLSLSYEHAGGPLGGDSAYDKITATASYFHPLFWDVVGHVRVGTGYVSQAKGGKLPVFEKFYLGGLDSVRGYRYGDISPIDPSTGERIGGNRMFFVQNELIFPLVKNMGLKGVLFFDMGNVWEQSEGFRFSDVRKSVGFGLRWLSPMGPLRIEWGFNIDTKPGEEKSNWNFRIGGVF; translated from the coding sequence TTGCTGGTATTGGTTTTGGGGCTAAATGCTTTTGCAGCCAAAGAAAAAATTTTTCTCTTCCCTCTTAAAGTAAACGCCCCGCAGGAAAAAGTCTCTAAGCTTTCCGTGTTGAATTTTCTCCTTGCTAAAGACTTAGAGGAAAAAGGCATAGCAATTCTCTCTCAAGAAGAAGCAAAAAAGATATTAGAAGCCGCGAAAGAACCATCTTCTAAGCTTGCCCAAAAGATATGCCAGCAATTTGCCCCGAAGGCGGTTATCTGGGGTTCAGTTAACGCTTTTACTGAAGAAGTAAGCCTTGATCTCACGGTCTTTGATTGTGAGGGAGCCTACCCTAGGCGAGTTTACCTGGTTGGGAAGCTCTCTCTCTTAACCGAACTTGCCCGTGAGGCTACCGCTCGCGTTTTGCAAGAGGCGCGCGTTCAGGATGTAGTGGCTGAGGTGAAAATAAAGGGGAACGTGCGCATGGATGCTGATGCTATTTATCCGGTGCTCACCCTTAAGGCCGGTGATGTGTTTGATCCTGCTAAAGTGCGCCAGGATATAAAAAATATTTACAAGCTGGGATATTTCGATGACGTGCGTGTTGATGTGCAAAAGACCAAAGAAGGCCTGGTGGTTACTTATATCGTGCGCGAAAAGCCGGTGGTCAAACGCATTGTCTATCAGGGAAACAAGGCCATTAAAGAAAAAGACCTTAAGAAGATCACCGAACTTAAGCCTTACACCATCCTTAATTTGCAAAAAATTAACGAAGCTGCCGAAAGGATCCGGCTTCTTTACAAAGAACAGGGCTACTACAACACCAAAGTTGAACCACAGGTTAAGATGCTTAACCCGCGAGAGGCCAAAGTTATCTTCAAGATAAAAGAAGGAAAAAAGGTCTTTATCAAACGCATCAACTTCGAAGGAAATAAGGCTTTTTCTGACGATGACCTTAAAAAGCTCCTTGAAATTAGTGAAAAGGGGCATTTTTCCTGGCTAAAAAAGATAAAAACCTTTTTTACTGGAGGCGTGGCACCAGGGGTATATAGCTACGGTGGTCTTTATCGTAGCCTCGCCAAGATAGTCACCTTTTATCAGAATCAGGGCTATATGGATGTGCGTGTGGATGAGCCTCGTGTTGAGCGGCACGGAAATTGGGTCTATATCACCATCCCTATTGAAGAAGGCCCCCGCTACAAGATAGGAAAAGTTGATATAGAACAGGACCTTTTCAAGAACAAGGATTATATCCTCAAAAAGCTTGAAACTCCTAAAAAGAAATATTTTAGCCGTGAGGCCTTACGTCGTGATATCTTAACGATAACCGATCTTTTTGCAGACAAAGGTTACGCCTACGCCCAGGTTGACCCTATCATCAAAAAAGACCCTCAAAAACACGTGGTAAACATCACTTTCAAAGTTGATAAAGGCCCTCTGGTTTACGTGAACCGCATAGAAATTACCGGGAACACCCGCACCCGCGATAAGGTTATCAGGCGGGAACTCCTGGTAGTTGAGCAGCGCCCTTTTAGCTCTACCAGATTAAGAAAGAGTGAAAACCGCCTGCGACGCCTGGGTTATTTCGAAGACGTGAGTGTTTCCACGGAAAAAGGCGTAAGAGAAGATCAGATGGACATTCACGTTAAAGTAAAAGAGCAGCCCACCGGCACTTTTAGCATTGGGGCGGGATATTCTTCAGTGGATAAACTGCTTTTTATGGCAGAGATTTCTCAGCGCAATTTTCTAGGAAAAGGCCAGACCCTTGCGCTTCAAGGATATTTTGGAGCACGCACCACCCGGTACAACTTTTCCTTTACAGAACCGTATTTTATGGATACCAGGCTTTCCCTTTCGCTTAATCTCTATGATTGGACGCGGGAATACGAGGACTACACCCGCGAAAGTCAGGGATTTGGCATTCGCTTTGGTTACCTCTGGCGGCCTGAGATTAGATTTTACTTTGGTTATCGTTATGACGACTCTAACCTTACCGATTATTACTATTACGCCTCGCCTATCATTCGTGAGTCAGCTGACATACACGTAACAAGCTCCATTGAACTGGGAGTTTCTCGTGATACGCGGAATCACTTTTTTGATCCTTCTCGTGGGTCGCTTCTTTCTCTTTCATATGAACATGCTGGTGGACCCTTAGGCGGTGATAGTGCTTACGATAAGATAACAGCCACGGCCAGCTACTTTCATCCGCTATTCTGGGATGTTGTAGGCCACGTGCGGGTGGGGACTGGTTACGTAAGCCAGGCCAAAGGTGGCAAGCTTCCTGTTTTTGAGAAGTTTTACCTGGGTGGCCTAGACTCAGTACGTGGCTATCGCTACGGTGATATCAGCCCTATTGATCCCAGCACCGGTGAGCGCATTGGTGGCAACAGGATGTTTTTCGTGCAAAACGAGCTTATTTTCCCGTTGGTTAAAAACATGGGGCTCAAAGGAGTTCTTTTCTTTGATATGGGTAACGTGTGGGAACAGTCAGAAGGGTTTCGTTTCTCTGATGTGCGTAAATCTGTAGGGTTTGGTCTCCGGTGGCTTTCTCCTATGGGGCCTTTGCGCATAGAATGGGGTTTCAATATCGACACCAAGCCAGGAGAAGAGAAAAGCAACTGGAATTTCCGTATTGGCGGCGTCTTCTAA
- a CDS encoding ABC transporter ATP-binding protein gives MAKWAIEGVNLCKSYGKGEQRVEVLKGANIAISPGERVAIVGASGVGKTTLLHILGTLDKPEKGKVFHFGQDVFALKDEELSRFRNRKIGFVFQFHHLLPEFNALENVMLPALIAGKSLKEAERAAKEVLAGVGLSHRLSHRTSELSGGERQRVAIARALVLNPPVLLADEPTGNLDVKTADDVVNLLLHINETYATTLVIVTHNPALAAKMQRVFGLSQGKVIELPKDEPWPWKVSKK, from the coding sequence ATGGCTAAGTGGGCTATTGAAGGCGTAAACCTTTGTAAGTCATACGGCAAAGGGGAGCAGAGGGTCGAGGTGCTTAAAGGGGCAAACATTGCCATTTCTCCAGGGGAGCGGGTGGCCATTGTAGGGGCCTCAGGAGTTGGCAAAACCACTTTGCTTCATATCTTGGGGACCCTTGATAAACCAGAAAAAGGCAAAGTTTTTCATTTTGGTCAGGATGTTTTCGCCTTAAAAGACGAAGAGCTTTCACGTTTTCGCAACCGAAAAATCGGCTTTGTGTTTCAGTTTCATCACCTTTTGCCAGAGTTTAACGCTCTTGAAAATGTGATGCTCCCTGCGCTTATAGCAGGTAAGTCTTTAAAAGAAGCAGAGAGAGCAGCCAAAGAAGTCCTGGCAGGGGTGGGGCTTTCCCACCGGCTTTCTCACCGTACTTCTGAGCTCTCAGGGGGTGAAAGACAAAGAGTGGCTATTGCACGGGCCCTGGTGCTAAATCCTCCGGTGCTTCTTGCGGATGAGCCCACAGGCAATCTTGATGTCAAAACTGCAGATGATGTGGTAAACCTTCTTTTGCACATTAACGAAACATATGCTACTACCCTGGTGATTGTAACACACAACCCCGCACTGGCGGCAAAAATGCAGCGTGTTTTTGGCTTAAGCCAGGGAAAAGTTATCGAATTACCAAAGGATGAACCATGGCCTTGGAAAGTATCAAAAAAATAG
- a CDS encoding lipoprotein-releasing ABC transporter permease subunit, with protein MINRFEWYVALRYLLSGKRHRFTSFISGMAVAGVAIGVCALIVVISVMAGFQKELRERLLGINSHIIVQRLGGPITNYEEVSRKIEKLHLKKQGLAYLLGRLKGDAQVKVEEILPTVILQGLLSSGAGQAGVILRGIPGAQAAKTFKKLKLKQGSFLDLQDDKPVIILGWRLAKNLGVSPGDKVTLLLPQGRATVLGILPRLKTLTVVGIFETGLYDFDASLGFLPLGLSQRLADIKGVSNLEIRISDPFYAGEFAQLIAKKLGFPYWVVDWRTMNANLFSALKLEKAAMFVILTLIIVVAAFNIVAALIMLVGEKKADIAILKTMGASDRSILRIFMLTGFLLGASGVLCGVSLGLFLCFVISRYPIIHLPSDVYYVDRLPVLVEGFDVTLIALCAILLALLATIYPARQAAKLPPAEVLRYG; from the coding sequence ATGATAAACCGGTTTGAATGGTATGTTGCCTTAAGGTATCTCCTGTCAGGTAAGCGGCACCGCTTTACCTCGTTCATTTCAGGGATGGCAGTGGCAGGGGTTGCCATTGGTGTGTGCGCTTTGATCGTGGTTATTTCCGTTATGGCCGGTTTTCAAAAAGAACTTCGCGAAAGACTCCTTGGCATTAACTCACACATCATTGTCCAGCGCTTAGGTGGCCCCATTACAAACTATGAAGAAGTCTCGCGAAAGATAGAAAAATTGCACTTAAAAAAACAGGGGCTTGCCTATTTGTTGGGGCGTTTAAAAGGAGACGCTCAGGTCAAGGTCGAAGAAATCTTGCCAACAGTTATCCTCCAGGGGCTTCTTTCTTCAGGGGCCGGGCAGGCAGGGGTTATTTTACGGGGGATCCCTGGGGCGCAGGCAGCCAAAACCTTTAAGAAACTAAAGCTTAAACAGGGAAGTTTTCTTGATCTTCAAGATGATAAGCCGGTGATAATTTTGGGCTGGCGCCTTGCCAAAAACTTGGGTGTTTCTCCTGGAGACAAAGTCACTCTTTTGCTCCCTCAGGGGCGGGCCACTGTTCTTGGTATTCTTCCAAGGCTTAAAACGCTTACCGTGGTGGGGATTTTTGAAACTGGGCTTTATGATTTTGACGCCTCGCTTGGGTTTTTGCCCCTTGGACTTTCCCAAAGGCTGGCAGACATAAAAGGCGTTTCAAACCTTGAAATACGTATCAGTGATCCCTTTTATGCCGGAGAATTTGCCCAGTTAATTGCCAAAAAACTTGGTTTCCCTTACTGGGTGGTTGATTGGCGCACCATGAATGCCAATCTCTTTTCTGCCTTAAAACTTGAGAAAGCCGCCATGTTTGTCATCTTAACCCTCATCATTGTGGTAGCGGCTTTCAACATTGTGGCCGCTCTCATCATGCTTGTTGGCGAGAAAAAGGCAGATATTGCTATTTTAAAGACCATGGGGGCTTCAGACCGCTCGATATTGCGCATTTTTATGCTTACGGGTTTTTTACTTGGGGCTTCGGGAGTTCTTTGCGGGGTAAGCCTTGGGCTTTTTCTCTGCTTTGTAATTTCGCGCTATCCCATTATCCATCTGCCAAGTGACGTTTATTACGTTGATAGGCTTCCCGTGCTGGTAGAAGGTTTTGACGTCACCCTTATTGCCCTTTGCGCCATCCTTCTCGCCTTGCTGGCTACGATTTATCCTGCGCGACAGGCAGCCAAACTCCCTCCCGCAGAGGTCCTACGCTATGGCTAA
- the lysS gene encoding lysine--tRNA ligase translates to MSEESQVLKARREKAEDLESQGIPLFPNDFKPEDKAGAIKEIFEAYDNEALEKLNATFKVAGRMMARRDFGKAMFIHLQDETGRIQAFIKKDELGAEKFKLFKKYFDLGDIVGVVGPLFKTKTGELTILAKDVALVTKAFRPLPEKYHGLQDVELRYRRRYLDLIMNERVKEIFRTRTHIVQYFRNYFATNGFLEVETPMMQAIPGGATARPFKTYHHALERELYLRIAPELYLKRLLVGGFERVFELNRNFRNEGISIQHNPEFTMLEFYEAYATYEDLMTRTEEIFVGLCKELKGDTKIIYQGQEIDFTPPWPRIPFKQALIEIGGVSEEVLADREKVIAYAREHEIKIDEREPVLAKLWAKLFDALVEPKLVQPTFIIAFPVDISPLARRNEKDPTVADRFELFIAGREIANAFSELNDPRDQRARFEEQIKRRLKDDPEIHPEIDEDFIMALEYGMPPAAGEGIGIDRVVMLFTDAPSIREVILFPHLRPEKR, encoded by the coding sequence GTGAGTGAGGAGAGTCAAGTATTAAAAGCGCGGCGCGAGAAGGCGGAAGATCTTGAATCACAAGGAATCCCCCTTTTTCCAAATGATTTTAAGCCTGAAGACAAAGCCGGCGCCATCAAAGAAATTTTTGAAGCTTATGACAACGAGGCCCTGGAGAAACTAAACGCCACCTTCAAGGTGGCCGGGCGGATGATGGCGCGGCGGGATTTTGGAAAAGCAATGTTTATCCACCTACAAGATGAAACCGGTCGCATCCAGGCCTTCATCAAAAAAGACGAACTCGGAGCCGAAAAATTCAAACTTTTCAAAAAATATTTTGACCTGGGAGATATCGTTGGGGTGGTTGGGCCGCTTTTTAAAACCAAAACAGGAGAACTTACCATCCTTGCCAAAGACGTGGCCTTGGTTACCAAGGCCTTCCGTCCGCTCCCTGAAAAATACCACGGCCTTCAGGACGTGGAACTGCGTTACCGCAGGCGCTACCTTGACCTTATCATGAATGAACGCGTAAAAGAAATTTTTCGCACGCGCACCCACATAGTCCAGTATTTCCGCAACTATTTTGCTACTAACGGGTTTCTTGAGGTAGAAACCCCCATGATGCAAGCCATCCCCGGGGGGGCTACCGCCAGGCCCTTTAAGACTTACCATCACGCCCTTGAGCGGGAGCTTTATTTACGCATTGCTCCAGAGCTTTATTTAAAAAGGCTTTTGGTGGGAGGCTTTGAACGGGTATTTGAATTAAACCGCAATTTTCGTAACGAAGGAATTTCTATCCAGCACAATCCTGAATTTACCATGCTTGAATTCTACGAGGCCTACGCCACCTATGAGGACCTTATGACGCGTACCGAGGAGATCTTCGTAGGCCTTTGTAAGGAACTAAAAGGTGACACCAAAATCATCTATCAAGGCCAAGAAATAGATTTTACTCCGCCCTGGCCGCGCATCCCTTTTAAGCAGGCGTTGATAGAAATTGGCGGGGTTTCTGAAGAGGTCCTTGCTGATCGTGAAAAAGTCATTGCGTATGCCAGGGAGCATGAGATCAAGATCGATGAAAGAGAGCCTGTGCTTGCCAAGCTTTGGGCCAAGCTCTTTGACGCCCTGGTGGAACCAAAGCTTGTGCAGCCCACTTTTATCATTGCTTTTCCGGTGGATATTTCTCCGCTTGCCAGGCGTAATGAAAAAGACCCTACGGTGGCGGATCGCTTTGAGCTTTTCATTGCGGGAAGAGAAATTGCCAATGCCTTCTCGGAACTAAACGATCCTCGTGACCAAAGGGCGCGTTTTGAAGAACAAATCAAAAGGCGCCTTAAAGATGATCCTGAAATTCATCCTGAAATAGACGAAGATTTCATCATGGCCCTCGAATACGGGATGCCCCCTGCCGCTGGGGAAGGTATCGGTATCGACCGGGTGGTGATGCTCTTTACCGATGCTCCTTCGATCAGGGAAGTGATTTTATTCCCGCATTTGCGACCAGAGAAAAGATGA
- a CDS encoding UvrD-helicase domain-containing protein: MSLISQIELDECQEKAATAPGSALVIAGPGAGKTRVLLARALYLLSQGVPEEKIFLITFTLKTAHELKERLKAKGLSHIKVDTFHGLAYELCRQKGISPKLASDQELKEIFKALSRKFNLPLKTIEKRLNEDPEIKKTYRQMLAAQGLWDFSLLLEEGAKHELGEEKVHLLVDEFQDLNQELVSFLLSFRKAEVFLVGDPAQAIYGFRGARPQVVKDYLVKISPEVYFLEKSYRVPEKILTLAEELRETEGFPQKKLKAARSGGEVLGLSFANPAAEAKAIAREVVELLGGIQLEQSKRGYAPSEIAILVRVRALIKPLKEALAKEGIPFEVPQETSSEELEELEKLISLASKEKSLLALRQKFLPKNELLLEILRQSRDVPELSFKLGLLKTQLSISLKRTGVPLLTVHEAKGLEFEVVILAGAEEGLLPFTLLEEVDFAEERRITYVAMTRAKEAFYFTWARAGRFVYGKRLPGKVSPFLARFPVKDKSSPKPKKARQQRLF, encoded by the coding sequence ATGTCGCTTATCTCTCAGATAGAGCTTGATGAATGCCAGGAAAAAGCGGCCACTGCTCCGGGTAGTGCTTTGGTGATCGCTGGCCCTGGGGCCGGTAAAACCCGCGTGCTTCTTGCCCGGGCGCTTTATCTCTTATCACAAGGTGTCCCCGAAGAGAAAATCTTCCTCATTACCTTTACTTTGAAAACTGCTCATGAACTTAAAGAAAGGCTTAAGGCAAAGGGGCTTAGCCACATAAAAGTTGATACCTTTCACGGGCTTGCCTACGAGCTTTGCCGCCAAAAAGGAATATCGCCCAAACTTGCCAGCGATCAAGAACTTAAAGAAATTTTTAAAGCGCTTTCCCGAAAGTTTAATCTTCCCCTTAAAACCATTGAAAAAAGACTCAACGAAGATCCTGAAATCAAAAAGACATACCGCCAGATGCTTGCCGCCCAGGGGCTCTGGGATTTTTCTTTGCTTCTTGAAGAGGGGGCCAAACACGAGCTAGGAGAGGAAAAAGTCCATCTTTTAGTTGATGAATTTCAAGACTTAAACCAAGAACTCGTTTCGTTTCTTTTAAGTTTCCGTAAAGCAGAGGTCTTTTTAGTAGGGGATCCTGCCCAAGCCATTTACGGGTTCCGCGGAGCAAGGCCCCAGGTAGTAAAAGACTACCTCGTAAAAATCTCGCCTGAGGTCTATTTTTTGGAAAAAAGCTACCGGGTGCCTGAAAAAATACTTACTTTGGCTGAAGAACTCAGGGAGACAGAGGGGTTTCCTCAAAAGAAACTTAAGGCGGCAAGAAGTGGCGGAGAAGTGCTGGGGCTCTCGTTTGCTAATCCTGCCGCGGAGGCAAAGGCCATTGCCAGAGAGGTAGTTGAGCTTCTCGGGGGCATCCAGCTTGAGCAAAGCAAAAGGGGGTATGCACCCTCAGAAATTGCCATTTTGGTACGGGTAAGGGCACTTATTAAACCCCTTAAAGAGGCTTTGGCAAAAGAAGGGATTCCCTTTGAAGTACCCCAAGAAACTTCCTCCGAAGAATTGGAAGAACTTGAAAAGCTAATTTCTTTGGCAAGTAAAGAAAAATCTCTTTTGGCTTTGCGCCAAAAATTTCTTCCCAAAAACGAACTTTTGCTTGAAATTTTGAGGCAAAGCCGAGACGTGCCAGAGCTTTCATTCAAGCTTGGGCTTTTGAAAACCCAGTTAAGCATCAGTTTGAAACGCACAGGGGTCCCTTTGCTTACGGTTCATGAAGCCAAGGGGCTTGAGTTTGAGGTGGTGATTTTGGCAGGTGCGGAAGAGGGCCTTTTGCCTTTTACCCTGCTTGAAGAAGTGGACTTTGCCGAGGAACGCCGCATTACTTATGTTGCCATGACCAGGGCCAAAGAGGCCTTTTATTTCACCTGGGCTAGGGCAGGGCGGTTTGTTTATGGAAAACGTCTCCCTGGAAAGGTTAGCCCCTTTTTGGCGCGTTTCCCTGTGAAAGATAAGTCGTCTCCTAAGCCTAAAAAGGCCCGTCAGCAAAGATTGTTTTAA